In Geopsychrobacter electrodiphilus DSM 16401, a single window of DNA contains:
- a CDS encoding M48 family metalloprotease, with protein MMKRRLILCAIFALLSGCAVNPVTGKNEFSLVSEQQELAIGAQQYAPARQTQGGDYVADPELATYVNQVGQKLAAVSDRKLPYEFKVLNNSVPNAWALPGGKISINRGLLTELKSESELAAVLGHEIVHAAAGHGAQSMSKGMLLQAGMMGAALATQGTDYANLAQMGAGLGAQLITQKFGRDAEREADHYGMLYMSRAGYDPQGAVDLQRTFVKLAEGKQQDWLNGLFASHPPSEERVQDNIAMLATLPKGGEIGSVRYQEKIAHLLKTKPAYAAYDKGREALAKGDLTSASRLAQQAIALEPKEAIFYGLLGDVEQKKKQFGAAIVQYDTATRLNPNLFYFYLQRGKVNEQLNLVTQAQADLKYSVKLLPTAEAYNSLGNLAQKAGHLDEAKAYFAKVASNQGELGQQAYGALVDLDLKDNPAKYLQLRTGQDAQGRIVAQIGNPTPRSVGGIILVLQYMDVTGKIQPLTRSLNGSVAARSQKFFDLGLTGQLTLEQLKSLKSGIAAAQVVR; from the coding sequence ATGATGAAAAGACGACTGATACTCTGCGCGATATTTGCTCTTCTATCCGGCTGCGCCGTCAACCCGGTAACCGGCAAGAATGAATTCAGTCTGGTCAGTGAGCAGCAGGAGCTCGCCATCGGCGCACAGCAGTACGCCCCGGCGCGCCAGACTCAGGGAGGTGATTATGTGGCTGATCCCGAACTGGCGACCTATGTCAACCAGGTCGGGCAGAAGCTCGCTGCGGTGAGTGATAGAAAACTCCCTTATGAGTTCAAGGTCCTGAACAACTCCGTCCCCAACGCCTGGGCCTTACCCGGTGGCAAAATTTCGATCAACCGTGGACTGCTGACGGAGTTAAAGAGTGAATCTGAACTGGCAGCCGTCCTCGGCCATGAAATAGTCCATGCCGCCGCCGGTCATGGCGCCCAAAGCATGTCCAAAGGGATGTTGCTTCAAGCCGGGATGATGGGGGCCGCCCTCGCCACCCAGGGAACAGATTATGCCAATCTGGCCCAGATGGGCGCGGGGCTCGGGGCCCAGCTGATCACGCAGAAGTTCGGCCGCGATGCCGAACGTGAAGCGGATCACTACGGCATGTTGTACATGTCGCGTGCCGGCTACGATCCACAAGGCGCCGTCGACCTGCAGCGCACCTTTGTCAAACTCGCTGAGGGAAAACAGCAGGATTGGCTTAATGGCCTCTTTGCCAGCCATCCGCCGTCAGAGGAACGCGTACAAGATAATATCGCCATGCTGGCAACCCTGCCCAAAGGGGGCGAGATCGGAAGCGTACGTTACCAGGAAAAGATCGCGCATCTGCTCAAAACCAAACCGGCCTACGCCGCCTACGACAAGGGGCGTGAGGCGCTGGCGAAAGGTGATTTGACGAGCGCCAGCCGTCTGGCCCAACAGGCGATCGCGCTGGAACCTAAGGAAGCTATCTTCTATGGGTTGCTGGGGGATGTGGAGCAGAAGAAGAAACAGTTTGGCGCGGCTATCGTTCAGTACGACACGGCTACACGTCTGAACCCCAACCTCTTCTACTTCTACCTGCAACGCGGTAAGGTCAACGAGCAGTTAAATCTGGTCACCCAGGCGCAAGCCGACCTGAAGTACAGTGTCAAACTGCTGCCGACCGCCGAGGCCTACAATTCACTCGGAAACCTGGCGCAAAAAGCCGGGCATCTGGATGAGGCGAAAGCCTACTTTGCCAAGGTTGCGAGCAATCAGGGGGAACTTGGCCAGCAGGCCTACGGCGCCCTGGTTGATCTGGACCTGAAGGATAATCCCGCTAAGTATTTACAGCTCAGAACCGGGCAGGACGCCCAGGGAAGGATTGTTGCGCAGATTGGTAATCCGACGCCCAGAAGTGTCGGTGGAATTATCCTGGTCCTTCAATACATGGATGTCACCGGCAAGATCCAGCCACTGACGCGCAGCTTGAACGGATCGGTCGCAGCCCGCAGCCAGAAATTCTTCGATCTCGGCCTGACCGGGCAACTCACATTGGAGCAGCTAAAGTCGTTAAAATCCGGGATTGCAGCAGCACAGGTGGTACGCTGA
- a CDS encoding saccharopine dehydrogenase family protein, translated as MKIVVLGGLGSQGRAVLIDLARSPAVDEVICADANLAGWAQFAKTVDTKKITPVKMDASSPEALCHLFKQGVDVAIDLLPVSFMSNAFEAAIASGVPLVSTNYAHSLRHLHQQALDAGVTLVPECGLDPGIDLVLFGHGVRQFDEVKVLNSYCGGFPEKSACNNPLNYKVTWNWEMVLRSSMRNSLFIKDGQRLAIPAADQHKAENVGTILFPGLGELECIPNGDAAVYADLLGIAATIEETTRYALRWPGWSNFWRPLKQLGFLSDEALDFPCGQVSPLQFLTTLIGPQVQYEKTEKDIVVMQNVFEGIKDGKRKSLVSNLLIERDLESGLFAMNMGVGYPVSVVAQMIAKGEITKKGLLSPALDIPCETFFSELSKRGIKIDTEMKDLD; from the coding sequence ATGAAGATTGTTGTTTTGGGTGGTCTGGGTTCTCAGGGTCGTGCCGTACTCATTGATCTGGCAAGAAGTCCCGCCGTTGACGAGGTAATTTGTGCCGATGCTAATCTCGCTGGCTGGGCACAGTTTGCCAAAACAGTTGATACCAAAAAAATTACACCAGTAAAGATGGATGCGTCTTCGCCAGAAGCCTTGTGCCACCTGTTTAAGCAAGGCGTTGATGTCGCCATCGATCTGCTTCCGGTCAGTTTTATGTCCAATGCATTTGAAGCGGCGATTGCATCAGGAGTTCCTCTGGTCAGTACCAATTATGCGCACAGCTTGCGCCATCTGCACCAGCAGGCTCTGGATGCCGGGGTTACCCTGGTGCCTGAATGCGGCCTGGACCCCGGAATCGACCTGGTGCTCTTCGGCCATGGTGTCAGGCAGTTTGATGAAGTCAAGGTGCTTAACTCCTACTGTGGCGGTTTCCCCGAGAAAAGCGCCTGCAACAACCCTCTCAATTATAAGGTCACCTGGAATTGGGAAATGGTCCTGCGCAGCTCGATGCGGAATTCGTTGTTTATCAAGGATGGCCAGAGGTTGGCTATCCCGGCTGCCGACCAGCATAAAGCAGAGAATGTCGGTACGATATTGTTCCCCGGGCTTGGTGAGTTGGAGTGCATTCCCAACGGCGATGCCGCGGTATATGCAGATCTCTTGGGCATTGCCGCTACCATTGAAGAGACCACCCGCTACGCCTTGCGTTGGCCCGGGTGGAGTAATTTCTGGCGTCCATTAAAGCAGTTGGGTTTTCTTTCTGATGAGGCGCTCGACTTTCCTTGTGGTCAGGTCAGTCCCTTGCAGTTCCTCACGACCCTTATCGGGCCGCAGGTCCAGTACGAGAAAACCGAAAAAGATATTGTCGTTATGCAAAATGTTTTTGAAGGAATTAAGGATGGAAAACGGAAATCGCTTGTCTCGAATTTATTGATCGAAAGGGATCTTGAGTCGGGTCTTTTTGCCATGAATATGGGTGTCGGCTATCCCGTAAGTGTTGTGGCCCAAATGATCGCTAAGGGGGAAATAACCAAAAAGGGGCTATTATCTCCAGCCCTGGACATCCCCTGTGAAACCTTTTTTTCTGAATTATCAAAGCGCGGAATCAAAATTGATACTGAGATGAAGGATCTGGATTGA
- a CDS encoding amino acid ABC transporter substrate-binding protein: MKKMTRILSIALLVVFGMMFSQGQANAEESVLKTVQERGYLNCIIGNSFVGFYTVNKEGEWSGMDIDICRSVAAAVFGDKDKVKFNPVQWAQSFTSIKSGAGDLMSKGMTWTLSRDTSQGLDFLDTYFYDGQGFMVRKDSGIKSARELKGATVCVLTGTSSELNLTDYNRTNNLNMKPVVFDDSSLRNDAFFKNNCDVMTNDRSGLAAARSAAPKPDDYIVLPETISKEALAFAVRQNDSAWANVVKWTFAALVEAEELGINSKNIDEIRKTTTNPTIRRFLGLEGDLNKGLGLPADWAYQVVKQVGNYGEVYDRNLGPNTALALDRKGTLNELWTHGGLLYAKSFR; the protein is encoded by the coding sequence ATGAAGAAAATGACCAGGATCCTGTCAATTGCATTGCTCGTTGTTTTTGGAATGATGTTTTCGCAAGGTCAAGCAAATGCAGAAGAATCTGTCTTGAAAACCGTGCAGGAGCGTGGGTATCTGAATTGTATAATTGGCAATTCATTTGTCGGTTTTTATACCGTCAATAAAGAGGGCGAATGGTCGGGTATGGATATTGATATCTGCCGCAGTGTTGCCGCCGCTGTTTTCGGAGATAAAGACAAGGTGAAGTTTAATCCCGTGCAATGGGCGCAAAGTTTCACCTCGATTAAGAGCGGTGCTGGAGATCTGATGTCTAAAGGGATGACCTGGACCTTATCCCGTGATACCAGTCAGGGTCTCGATTTTCTGGACACCTATTTTTATGATGGCCAGGGTTTTATGGTTCGCAAGGATAGTGGGATTAAATCCGCGCGTGAACTCAAGGGGGCAACTGTTTGCGTGTTGACCGGGACCTCCTCGGAACTCAATCTGACCGACTACAACCGCACGAACAACCTGAATATGAAGCCGGTTGTGTTTGATGATTCGAGTTTGCGCAATGACGCCTTTTTCAAAAACAATTGCGATGTAATGACAAACGATAGATCCGGTTTAGCCGCTGCCCGCTCGGCCGCCCCCAAGCCAGACGACTATATTGTTTTGCCTGAGACAATTTCAAAAGAAGCTCTCGCCTTTGCTGTCCGTCAAAACGATAGTGCCTGGGCTAATGTTGTGAAATGGACCTTTGCCGCGCTCGTTGAGGCCGAAGAGTTGGGAATTAACTCCAAGAATATTGATGAAATTCGTAAGACCACCACCAATCCGACAATCAGACGCTTCCTTGGTTTAGAGGGAGATCTCAACAAGGGCCTCGGTTTGCCGGCAGACTGGGCCTACCAGGTGGTCAAACAGGTCGGCAACTATGGGGAAGTCTATGATCGCAATCTTGGTCCGAATACCGCTTTGGCTCTAGATCGTAAGGGCACTCTGAACGAATTGTGGACACATGGTGGTTTGCTATACGCAAAATCCTTCCGTTAG
- a CDS encoding amino acid ABC transporter permease produces the protein MNSQPTAKTELHKFVPRPSRAPAVYTYGVFGWMRKHLFGNVWNTLLTLVVFALLILLLKPFFEWAILNANWSAADRRECLTDSPDGACWSGVIRWFNNLIYGRYPNELQWRVNLGFCLGMIWLAPLALKKVKRKMVIAIMAIILFPFLGNYLFLGGENSSFNFIIACIALAYLLILYVDIAFVYLSRKTMGEYLEPLFRRIHKKRGALWGYLSSWLLVTVLFALIFQDLTLVLVPVDVWGGLFLTLIISGFAIVMALPIGILLALGRRSQMPVFRWFSICTIELVRSVPMITVLFMSVTMMPLFFPNTIELNKLVQVLVAVCIFAGAYMAETVRGGLQGIPRGQYEAAKSLGLGYWYTMAFIILPQALRDMIPNIVTSFISLFKDTTLVSIIGLFDIMLMARNISNDKKWLGLHSEPLIAISIIFFIFCYSMSQYSLYLEKKLKKNK, from the coding sequence TTGAACAGTCAACCAACGGCAAAGACCGAACTGCACAAATTTGTTCCTCGCCCAAGTCGCGCCCCGGCTGTATATACGTATGGCGTTTTTGGCTGGATGAGAAAACATCTGTTTGGCAATGTCTGGAATACTCTGTTAACGCTTGTGGTCTTCGCTTTGCTTATCCTGTTGTTAAAGCCTTTTTTTGAATGGGCTATTTTAAACGCCAACTGGTCCGCCGCTGACCGGCGCGAGTGTCTGACCGATAGTCCTGATGGCGCCTGCTGGTCAGGGGTTATTCGATGGTTCAATAATCTGATCTACGGCCGCTATCCGAATGAGTTGCAGTGGCGGGTAAACCTTGGCTTTTGTCTTGGCATGATCTGGCTAGCCCCCCTGGCATTGAAAAAAGTAAAACGTAAAATGGTGATTGCCATTATGGCGATTATACTCTTCCCTTTTCTGGGTAATTATCTGTTTCTAGGTGGAGAGAACAGCAGTTTTAACTTCATCATTGCCTGCATTGCCCTGGCCTACTTGCTGATCTTATACGTTGATATTGCCTTTGTTTATTTGAGTCGTAAAACGATGGGAGAATATCTTGAACCATTGTTTAGGCGTATCCACAAAAAAAGAGGTGCTCTTTGGGGGTATTTGAGCAGTTGGCTGCTTGTGACTGTTCTGTTCGCCTTGATCTTTCAGGACCTGACTCTGGTGCTGGTTCCAGTTGATGTCTGGGGGGGGCTGTTTCTGACTTTAATCATTTCCGGTTTTGCGATTGTGATGGCATTGCCGATCGGTATCCTCCTTGCTCTTGGACGGCGCTCGCAGATGCCTGTGTTTCGCTGGTTTTCAATTTGCACTATCGAACTTGTTCGCTCAGTGCCGATGATAACCGTTTTGTTCATGTCTGTAACAATGATGCCCCTATTCTTTCCCAATACGATTGAGTTGAACAAGCTGGTTCAGGTGCTTGTCGCTGTTTGCATATTTGCTGGAGCCTATATGGCAGAAACCGTCAGGGGCGGTTTGCAGGGGATCCCGCGTGGACAATACGAGGCGGCGAAATCATTAGGTTTAGGTTATTGGTACACTATGGCGTTTATAATTCTGCCCCAGGCATTAAGAGACATGATTCCAAATATCGTTACTTCGTTTATCAGTCTATTTAAAGATACAACATTGGTATCAATCATTGGTCTTTTTGACATTATGTTGATGGCACGAAATATATCAAATGATAAGAAATGGCTTGGTCTTCATAGCGAACCTCTTATAGCAATTTCAATTATATTCTTTATATTTTGTTACTCTATGTCTCAATACAGTTTGTATTTAGAAAAAAAATTAAAGAAAAATAAATAA
- a CDS encoding amino acid ABC transporter ATP-binding protein, with protein sequence MIEFKGVNKWFGELHVLNQIDLFIPKGEVLVICGPSGSGKSTLIRCINKLEPIQRGEIFVNDMSVHDSSTNLTKLRGEIGFVFQQFHLYPHMTALQNIMLAPVNVKKIPKSEAEKIAREKLDRVGLAEKADAYPVQLSGGQQQRVAIARGLAMSPEVMLFDEPTSALDPEMIGEVLDVMVSLASEGITMCVVTHEMGFAKKVADRVLFMDEGKIIETGRPVDFFDNPKTERAADFISKILSH encoded by the coding sequence ATGATTGAATTTAAAGGCGTCAACAAATGGTTCGGCGAACTTCACGTCTTAAACCAAATAGATTTGTTTATACCCAAGGGGGAGGTTTTGGTCATCTGCGGTCCCAGCGGCTCAGGCAAATCGACCCTCATCAGGTGTATCAACAAACTTGAACCAATTCAGCGAGGTGAAATTTTTGTTAACGATATGTCCGTCCATGATTCATCCACAAACCTGACCAAACTCCGGGGTGAAATAGGTTTTGTGTTTCAGCAATTTCATCTCTATCCCCACATGACCGCACTCCAAAATATTATGTTGGCACCAGTCAACGTAAAAAAAATTCCAAAAAGTGAAGCTGAAAAAATCGCCAGAGAAAAATTGGACAGGGTCGGGCTGGCTGAAAAAGCTGATGCCTATCCTGTTCAGCTGTCTGGTGGGCAACAACAACGGGTGGCTATTGCACGTGGGCTTGCAATGTCACCGGAGGTTATGCTCTTTGATGAACCCACCTCTGCCTTAGACCCGGAAATGATCGGTGAGGTTTTGGACGTTATGGTGAGCCTTGCTTCTGAAGGGATCACGATGTGTGTCGTAACCCATGAAATGGGCTTTGCTAAAAAGGTCGCCGATCGGGTTCTGTTTATGGATGAAGGCAAGATTATCGAGACCGGCCGGCCGGTAGATTTTTTTGATAATCCTAAAACGGAACGTGCTGCTGATTTTATCAGTAAAATTCTGTCCCATTGA
- a CDS encoding amino acid ABC transporter permease, translated as MISFYFGRLVEIFPFFLQGLWMTTKIAFISLAVCTLIGFVLGMIRSSNNIWLKRLIGVYISFARGTPFVVQIFIVFFIFPEWGIQLEPFSAALLAMAIMGSAFICEIVASGIDSIPKGQHEAATSSGLTKFQQLRLVIIPQAMKVIVPPLVGQYVLLIKDTSVVSVIGVMDLTRVGWVTVMRIPEGLMVFALVGVLYFSISYPLILLSNYLEKKMAV; from the coding sequence ATGATCTCCTTCTATTTCGGCCGTCTGGTGGAGATCTTCCCCTTCTTTCTTCAAGGCTTGTGGATGACCACCAAGATTGCCTTTATCAGTCTTGCGGTCTGTACCCTGATCGGATTTGTCCTTGGGATGATCAGATCAAGCAATAATATCTGGTTAAAACGCCTTATCGGAGTCTACATCTCTTTTGCTCGGGGAACTCCATTTGTGGTTCAGATTTTTATCGTCTTTTTTATCTTCCCTGAATGGGGAATCCAGCTCGAACCGTTTTCTGCCGCGTTGCTGGCCATGGCGATTATGGGGTCGGCATTCATCTGTGAAATTGTTGCAAGTGGGATTGACTCAATCCCTAAGGGTCAGCACGAAGCCGCCACCTCTTCCGGATTAACTAAATTTCAACAACTGCGTTTGGTTATCATCCCTCAGGCGATGAAGGTGATCGTGCCACCATTGGTGGGGCAGTATGTGCTTTTGATTAAAGACACCTCCGTTGTCTCGGTTATCGGGGTGATGGATTTAACCCGGGTGGGTTGGGTGACGGTGATGAGAATCCCTGAAGGGCTGATGGTTTTTGCACTGGTTGGAGTTCTTTATTTTTCCATTTCATACCCCCTGATTCTTCTTTCCAATTATCTGGAGAAGAAGATGGCGGTATAA
- a CDS encoding amino acid ABC transporter permease: protein MLEYFNFRVIYEYLPLFLTGLKYTFIISLVSLGLALIVGIIASACRISGLKLLAYPVIAYIEVIRSTPLLVQIYFLYFGLPTLGIMVPEIQTGIIALMLNSGAYIAEIIRAGINSVDQGQIEAGLSSGLNYIQRMRFIILPQALGVTVPPLLGQAIVLVKDTALLSLISVMDLTRSGQTMTSERFMPAEAFLTVTFFYMCIYFCLKALADWSQRKLIFREVY, encoded by the coding sequence ATGCTAGAGTATTTTAATTTTAGAGTTATTTACGAATATCTGCCATTATTTCTGACTGGATTGAAATATACTTTTATTATCTCTCTTGTCTCACTAGGTCTTGCTCTTATCGTCGGTATTATCGCCTCTGCGTGTCGAATTTCAGGTTTAAAATTACTTGCGTATCCAGTTATTGCCTATATCGAAGTTATTCGTTCAACACCTCTTCTGGTTCAAATCTATTTTCTCTATTTTGGCCTGCCAACCCTTGGGATAATGGTGCCGGAAATTCAGACCGGGATCATTGCCTTGATGCTTAATTCCGGGGCCTATATTGCAGAAATTATCCGTGCCGGAATTAATTCCGTGGATCAGGGCCAGATCGAAGCGGGGCTCTCGTCCGGCCTGAATTATATTCAGAGAATGCGATTTATCATTCTACCGCAAGCCTTGGGGGTAACCGTTCCCCCTTTGTTGGGACAGGCGATCGTGCTGGTCAAGGATACCGCCCTGCTCTCACTCATATCGGTTATGGACCTGACTCGCAGTGGGCAGACTATGACCTCCGAACGATTTATGCCTGCGGAAGCATTTTTAACGGTTACCTTTTTTTACATGTGTATTTATTTTTGCCTCAAAGCCCTGGCTGACTGGTCGCAGCGGAAGCTGATTTTCAGGGAGGTCTATTAA
- a CDS encoding amino acid ABC transporter permease: MRALKKLIYNSSFRANFFQGLIVILILSVGYYLYSNTVENLRQMELPFGFDFLGSTAGFNIGWSIIPYDPTMSYGRVYLVGIVNTLLLSVLIIIFSTVLGFVVGIMRLSKNFMVSQLARWYVEFVRNVPLLIQIVFWFIVVFSTLPSPRQSYRLFDTLVLNNRGFYFPAPIFEANFLWSFLAIISALVGAFALLKWSQRYRKYSGKHRAALLPSLFALVLFVALIFVFTGKPLHWAVPTLQGFNFHDGFNFPISFLAAFVSMTIYRSATIGEAVRAGIQSIDKGQREAASAIGFPPFKTLRLIIGPQAARAILPPMINAWLTIVKESSLAVAVGFPELVSVFMQTSLNQTGRAIEIVLMVMGFYMCISLLISFLLNLYNTHIQMQEG; encoded by the coding sequence ATGCGTGCACTTAAAAAACTGATTTATAATTCATCTTTCCGCGCAAATTTTTTTCAGGGTCTAATCGTAATTCTTATCCTCAGTGTCGGGTATTATCTGTACTCCAATACGGTTGAAAATCTCCGTCAGATGGAGCTTCCCTTTGGTTTTGATTTTCTCGGTTCTACTGCTGGTTTTAATATTGGCTGGTCAATTATCCCCTATGATCCGACCATGTCCTACGGTCGGGTGTATCTGGTTGGCATCGTCAATACCCTGCTATTGTCTGTATTGATTATTATTTTTTCGACTGTACTCGGCTTCGTGGTCGGTATCATGCGGTTGTCGAAAAATTTCATGGTCTCTCAACTTGCGCGCTGGTATGTAGAGTTTGTGCGGAATGTGCCCTTACTGATTCAAATTGTATTTTGGTTTATCGTCGTATTCTCTACCCTTCCCTCCCCAAGGCAAAGTTATCGTCTTTTTGACACATTAGTTTTAAACAACCGTGGATTTTACTTCCCCGCGCCAATATTTGAAGCAAATTTCCTCTGGTCATTCTTGGCCATTATTTCCGCGCTCGTCGGTGCATTCGCTTTACTTAAGTGGTCTCAACGGTACCGAAAATACAGCGGTAAGCACCGCGCCGCATTGCTCCCCAGCCTTTTTGCCCTGGTGCTTTTCGTGGCACTGATTTTTGTATTTACAGGAAAACCTTTGCATTGGGCGGTCCCGACCCTGCAAGGGTTCAACTTTCACGATGGGTTTAATTTCCCTATCTCCTTTCTGGCAGCTTTTGTCTCCATGACCATCTACCGCTCAGCGACAATTGGTGAAGCGGTTCGTGCCGGCATCCAGTCGATCGATAAGGGTCAACGTGAAGCAGCCTCGGCAATCGGGTTTCCACCCTTTAAGACCCTGCGCTTGATTATTGGACCTCAAGCGGCACGGGCTATTTTGCCACCAATGATTAATGCCTGGCTGACAATTGTTAAAGAATCTTCTTTGGCCGTCGCGGTTGGCTTTCCTGAACTCGTCTCAGTGTTTATGCAGACCTCACTCAATCAAACCGGGCGTGCCATCGAAATTGTCTTGATGGTTATGGGATTTTACATGTGTATCAGCTTGCTGATCTCGTTTTTACTGAATCTTTACAACACCCATATCCAGATGCAGGAGGGATAA
- a CDS encoding D-cysteine desulfhydrase: MPDFDSIPRMTIGHGPTPLEAMPRLSQAVGCNLYIKRDDCTGLGAGGNKTRKLEYLVAAARDEGADTLVTIGGLQSNHARQTAAAAAKCGFVCELVLEDVAGTPKQDYYNNGNLLLDRLFGANIHPVVEGEDGVVVADQLMARLAEAGRKPYLIPVGGSNEVGSLGYVRCAHEILAQITTQNIQVDQIVHASGSAGTQAGLLAGLIAAGADIPVLGIAVSRDTEAQQALVQALLEKTLQYLGLDPALATGRVVADGGYFGEGYGITTPATLEAVKMCARVEGILLDPVYTGKGMAGLIDKCRSGVFSSGQNILFLHTGGSPGLFAYRELL, encoded by the coding sequence ATGCCTGACTTTGACTCCATCCCCCGCATGACAATCGGTCATGGACCAACCCCGCTCGAGGCAATGCCTAGATTGTCACAGGCGGTTGGTTGCAATCTGTATATTAAACGCGACGATTGCACCGGCCTGGGAGCTGGTGGCAACAAAACCCGTAAGTTGGAATATCTGGTCGCTGCCGCCCGCGATGAGGGGGCCGATACATTAGTCACTATTGGCGGATTGCAGTCGAACCATGCTCGGCAGACGGCTGCAGCGGCAGCTAAATGTGGTTTTGTCTGTGAACTGGTCCTTGAGGATGTCGCAGGGACTCCTAAACAGGATTACTACAACAATGGCAACCTGCTGCTCGACAGGTTGTTCGGGGCAAATATTCATCCTGTGGTTGAGGGTGAAGATGGCGTCGTAGTCGCTGATCAATTGATGGCCAGGTTGGCTGAAGCGGGGAGAAAACCATATCTTATCCCGGTGGGTGGTTCTAACGAAGTCGGCAGCCTCGGGTATGTTCGCTGCGCACATGAAATATTGGCGCAGATCACAACGCAGAACATCCAGGTGGATCAAATTGTTCACGCTTCGGGCAGCGCGGGGACGCAAGCCGGTCTGTTGGCAGGTCTCATTGCGGCGGGGGCTGATATTCCGGTGCTGGGTATCGCCGTAAGCCGTGATACCGAAGCACAGCAGGCGCTGGTTCAGGCCTTGCTGGAGAAGACACTTCAGTACCTGGGGCTCGACCCTGCGCTAGCTACTGGCCGTGTTGTGGCGGATGGTGGTTATTTTGGCGAGGGTTACGGTATAACGACACCCGCGACGCTGGAGGCCGTGAAAATGTGTGCTCGGGTAGAAGGTATATTGCTCGATCCGGTGTACACCGGCAAAGGGATGGCCGGTCTCATTGATAAGTGTCGCAGTGGCGTCTTCAGCTCTGGCCAGAATATTCTTTTTTTGCACACGGGTGGGAGCCCGGGACTCTTTGCCTATCGCGAACTGTTGTAA
- a CDS encoding ABC transporter substrate-binding protein, with protein sequence MKQRKLVSIVLALVLTVLFSGVSFASTLEKIVERGELRVAVQSGAPPYAFIDKQGNPAGSMVDFTQGMADAMGVKLKILSYDWDGLIPALLSGKADILAADMTPTLKRALKVTFTDPWIYVQPCIFTTTNASFQTLEDVNKPSVTVGVLLGSTGESIAKKYLPNAKIKSYKGGGRMIVQALEAGHVDAGVNDDLAVLTVLPDYPPNSIRLLEKRLGPSKDPLAFAVQPESVNLWQWVNLYFKTIRANGTYDKNISYWMEGIEWKKDH encoded by the coding sequence ATGAAACAGAGAAAGCTTGTATCAATCGTCCTTGCTCTCGTCCTGACAGTCCTTTTTTCCGGTGTCAGTTTTGCCAGCACTCTGGAGAAAATCGTCGAGCGTGGTGAATTGCGCGTCGCTGTTCAGTCCGGAGCGCCACCTTATGCTTTTATTGACAAGCAGGGGAACCCAGCTGGTTCGATGGTCGATTTCACCCAGGGAATGGCGGACGCCATGGGGGTTAAGTTAAAAATTCTTTCTTACGATTGGGATGGTCTGATCCCGGCTCTTTTATCCGGGAAAGCCGACATATTGGCCGCCGATATGACTCCTACCCTGAAGCGCGCCTTAAAAGTTACCTTTACTGATCCCTGGATTTATGTTCAACCCTGCATTTTTACCACGACTAATGCCAGTTTTCAGACGCTTGAAGATGTAAATAAACCGAGCGTAACCGTAGGTGTTCTTTTAGGTTCCACCGGCGAAAGTATCGCTAAAAAATACCTGCCAAATGCTAAAATAAAGTCTTATAAAGGTGGCGGCCGGATGATCGTTCAGGCTTTGGAAGCGGGCCATGTTGACGCCGGCGTTAATGATGACTTGGCCGTGCTTACCGTACTTCCCGATTACCCGCCCAACTCTATCCGTCTGCTGGAAAAACGTCTCGGCCCATCCAAAGATCCCCTTGCTTTTGCTGTACAACCAGAATCGGTCAATTTGTGGCAATGGGTTAATCTTTATTTTAAAACAATTAGAGCCAATGGGACTTATGACAAGAATATCTCCTATTGGATGGAAGGGATTGAATGGAAAAAAGACCATTAA